In Thermotomaculum hydrothermale, a single genomic region encodes these proteins:
- the rpmI gene encoding 50S ribosomal protein L35 has translation MPKLKTHRGAAKRFKISAKGKVIINHCNKSHILTKKDRKRKRRLRQHDVAFAGDAKVIKRLLPYV, from the coding sequence ATGCCAAAGTTGAAAACTCACAGAGGGGCAGCGAAGAGATTTAAGATAAGCGCTAAAGGTAAAGTGATTATCAATCACTGCAACAAAAGCCACATTCTTACAAAAAAAGATAGAAAAAGAAAGAGAAGATTAAGACAGCACGATGTTGCTTTTGCCGGAGATGCAAAGGTAATCAAGAGATTGTTGCCATACGTTTAA
- the infC gene encoding translation initiation factor IF-3: MLFFSLYLRADFYVGGVFISSKGKPKKGKGVRVNEEIRGDRLRVIDSDGTQLGILSAEEALAAAEARGLDLVEVAPDADPPVCRIMDYGKYLYTEQKRMQAAKKKQKKIVVKEMKFRPKIDEHDYNFKKNHIIRFLKNGDRVKVTIRFRGRELAHKDKGFEILERLREELEEFGYPEGKPTFDGINMVQVFMPHNSKSK, from the coding sequence TTGCTGTTTTTTAGTTTATATTTAAGAGCTGATTTTTATGTAGGAGGTGTATTTATTAGTAGCAAAGGAAAACCGAAAAAGGGTAAAGGCGTAAGGGTTAACGAAGAGATCAGGGGAGACCGTTTAAGGGTTATTGACAGTGACGGTACTCAACTGGGGATCCTGTCAGCGGAGGAAGCGCTGGCAGCAGCCGAAGCAAGGGGATTAGACCTTGTGGAAGTGGCTCCCGATGCTGATCCACCTGTTTGCCGAATTATGGATTACGGGAAATATCTGTACACAGAGCAGAAGAGAATGCAGGCGGCCAAGAAGAAGCAGAAAAAGATAGTGGTTAAAGAGATGAAATTCAGGCCTAAAATTGACGAACACGACTACAACTTTAAAAAGAATCACATAATCCGGTTTCTCAAAAACGGCGACAGGGTAAAGGTTACAATCAGGTTCAGAGGTAGGGAGTTGGCACACAAAGACAAGGGTTTTGAAATCCTTGAAAGGCTGAGAGAGGAACTGGAGGAGTTTGGTTATCCTGAAGGGAAACCGACATTTGATGGTATTAACATGGTTCAGGTATTTATGCCACATAATTCAAAATCAAAATAA